The following coding sequences are from one Paramormyrops kingsleyae isolate MSU_618 chromosome 21, PKINGS_0.4, whole genome shotgun sequence window:
- the LOC111847614 gene encoding M1-specific T cell receptor alpha chain-like yields the protein MVFGSGTKLIVQQDQSAELSFYKLGEGNNTVCMATGFSKYSALDKEETFSKYKTVPTRIKDEPFFDKVVILEEGDTCPNSTDEDGKPCNLDFEGTFETDEKINFLSLTVLGLRFLFLKSILFNVLMTIRALSS from the exons aCCAGAGTGCAGAACTTTCCTTCTATAAACTGGGCGAGGGTAATAACACAGTGTGTATGGCCACTGGATTCAGCAAATACAGTGCACTAGATAAAGAGGAAACGTTCTCAAAATACAAGACAGTGCCCACCAGGATCAAAGATGAGCCATTCTTCGATAAAGTAGTGATACTGGAAGAGGGTGACACATGCCCCAATTCAACAG acGAAGATGGGAAACCATGTAATTTGGATTTCGAGGGTACTTTTGAAACTG ATGAGAAAATTAATTTCCTGTCGCTAACGGTTCTCGGCCTGAGGTTTCTGTTTCTGAAGAGCATCCTGTTCAACGTGCTGATGACGATCCGGGCGTTGTCGAGTTAA